From Amyelois transitella isolate CPQ chromosome 4, ilAmyTran1.1, whole genome shotgun sequence, one genomic window encodes:
- the LOC106129338 gene encoding uncharacterized protein LOC106129338 — MSREKMKSGKQLQKKSKMGYHPKKARPEDDISKSKKLVTKLQTSRRNKPHSSSQSNNNSGRLSGNGRPMPPLSDLEKMFEDSDDEDQPKIVTPQKSQSPVSSSIITTKKLTSPKTIKKIADKMMVMISNLPHSTFNIENGLTPNEPGKKLKSSQISSIIDCEEPTQKSSKKPRKKADPQIWEKDNERSDFSDGSLDSNKTIEYDFNKTYDRPQLFSPLPSTSRDSDTININDQLFNDSLFSDTSTNRNQSNINKKNTILNQTNDDVKIIENPCEVIVIGDDIETSRPVQKRKRNEESEIIECIEIVDSGVNRESIKIRNGEKIIIGDSSKINYNPVQSEQITEVIDVEDLIAQNKAIIEKFSKEPDNYINTVTCVDSSNISLLNNDPTCTEPAHESSVPRITEKFKTTNEQNGSSFKIGDIVADFFKRRPNLESFEVTNPECSEQLRWKESIDVLKSLSYSHLSSSPGENFILIDDLPLSTTNICSRPAVTRTSHPFFSNLKTHSTSCKNDKSKHNRDMCDKNHHHHTTSEHHNLFPNENLQHPNSKDYDCPRCMHGISAHHSTSEHHFYFPTNSRSNSTNHKSIQQSNYSRNEERKSPASKRLKTRTAAAASPNRTPVKNYGDCPICMDSLANKTMASTICGHVFCLKCIESALKTGGRKCPTCRKVLKKGGYHQLFL; from the coding sequence ATGTCAAGGGAGAAGATGAAATCTGGCAAGCAGCTGcaaaagaaaagtaaaatgGGGTATCATCCTAAAAAGGCTCGTCCCGAAGATGATATTTCAAAATCAAAGAAACTTGTGACAAAATTACAGACTTCTCGGCGTAATAAACCTCATTCATCCAGTCAGTCAAATAACAATAGTGGAAGATTATCTGGAAATGGAAGGCCAATGCCTCCTTTATCAGATCttgaaaaaatgtttgaaGACTCTGATGATGAAGATCAACCTAAAATTGTTACCCCCCAAAAAAGCCAATCACCTGTAAGTTCTTCAATtataactacaaaaaaattaacatcgccaaagacaataaaaaaaattgctgacAAAATGATGGTCATGATTTCAAATCTACCACATTCtacttttaatattgaaaatggtTTGACGCCGAATGAACCGggtaaaaaactaaaatcatCTCAAATATCTTCAATTATTGATTGTGAAGAGCCTACACAGAAATCATCAAAAAAACCAAGAAAAAAAGCTGATCCTCAGATATGGGAAAAGGACAATGAGAGATCTGATTTCAGTGATGGCAGTTTAGATAGCAATAAGACCATTgaatatgattttaataaaacttatgaCAGGCCACAATTATTTTCGCCCTTGCCAAGCACATCAAGGGATAGTGATACCATAAATATAAACGATCAACTTTTTAATGACAGTTTATTCAGTGATACTAGTACAAACAGAAATCaatcaaatattaacaaaaaaaacacaatactCAATCAGACAAATGATGAtgtcaaaattattgaaaaccCTTGTGAAGTTATTGTGATTGGGGATGACATTGAAACAAGTAGGCCagttcaaaaaagaaaaagaaatgaggAAAGTGAAATAATAGAGTGTATAGAAATAGTTGACTCTGGGGTTAACAGggaaagtattaaaataagaaatggagaaaaaataattattggtgattcttctaaaattaattacaatccAGTCCAGAGTGAACAAATAACAGAGGTTATAGATGTTGAGGACTTAATAGCACAGAACAAAGCTATTATTGAAAAGTTTTCAAAAGAACCtgataattatatcaatactGTTACTTGTGTTGATTCTTCTAATATCTctcttttaaataatgatcCCACTTGTACAGAACCTGCACATGAGTCATCTGTACCTAGAATtacagaaaaatttaaaacaactaaTGAACAAAATGGTTCATCTTTTAAAATTGGGGATATTGTTGCCGATTTCTTTAAAAGAAGACCTAATTTAGAATCATTTGAAGTTACAAACCCTGAGTGTTCTGAACAATTAAGATGGAAGGAAAGTATTGATGTGTTGAAAAGTTTGAGTTATAGTCATCTATCTAGTTCTCCaggtgaaaattttattttaattgatgaTTTACCATTATccactacaaatatttgtagtaGACCAGCAGTAACAAGAACTTCACATCCCTTCTTTAGCAATCTGAAAACACATTCCACTAGCTGTAAAAACGATAAAAGTAAACATAATAGAGACATGTGTGATAAAAATCATCACCATCATACCACCAGTGAGcatcataatttatttccaaatgAAAATCTTCAGCATCCAAATAGCAAGGATTATGATTGCCCTAGATGCATGCATGGCATAAGTGCACATCATTCAACCAGTGaacatcatttttattttccaactAATTCAAGGTCTAATAGCACTAATCATAAAAGTATTCAGCAGTCAAATTATAGCAGAAATGAAGAACGAAAATCACCAGCTTCAAAACGACTAAAAACTAGAACAGCAGCTGCAGCCTCACCTAATAGAACGCCTGTGAAAAATTATGGCGACTGTCCTATTTGCATGGACAGTTTGGCAAATAAAACTATGGCATCTACAATATGTGGCCatgtgttttgtttaaaatgtataGAATCTGCACTGAAAACAGGTGGAAGAAAGTGTCCTACTTGtagaaaagttttgaaaaaaggTGGGTACCaccaattatttttgtaa
- the LOC106129465 gene encoding uncharacterized protein LOC106129465 has protein sequence MSLDIEEVNETQQLMQNEGEEEEPKACDSATSPVTSNKMSSGAASLTSGKPQVQPSSGNNSLNESTKVSYINERRLHRDLMRSNYNNRPKHVPKESTDVKHMEKALLELLEDFHTGKLSAFGTGCSMAQMINVRDQQEHLARLHFRLCSDVEKPTDDSFENSGARDKMAQLVQTLEQLSASIEHLHSDGNINVEKNISQ, from the coding sequence ATGAGTTTGGATATAGAAGAGGTTAACGAGACTCAACAATTAATGCAGAATGAGGGGGAAGAAGAAGAACCAAAAGCGTGTGACTCAGCAACTTCGCCTGTCACCAGCAATAAGATGTCTAGTGGGGCCGCCAGTCTTACTTCGGGGAAGCCCCAAGTGCAACCTAGCTCTGGAAATAACAGCCTGAATGAGTCAACAAAAGTGTCTTACATTAACGAAAGACGGCTACATCGAGATTTGATGAGGtccaattataataataggcCTAAGCATGTTCCAAAAGAATCTACTGATGTGAAGCATATGGAAAAGGCTTTGTTAGAGTTGTTAGAAGATTTTCACACAGGAAAATTAAGTGCATTTGGCACAGGATGCAGTATGGCACAAATGATTAATGTTCGGGACCAGCAGGAACATTTAGCTAGACTACACTTCCGCCTTTGTTCTGATGTTGAAAAACCTACAGATGATAGTTTTGAAAACTCAGGTGCAAGAGACAAGATGGCACAATTAGTACAAACTTTGGAACAACTGTCAGCTTCAATAGAACATTTGCATTCTGatggaaatataaatgttgaaaaaaatatttcacaataa
- the LOC106129406 gene encoding RNA-binding protein RO60, producing the protein MSKKPLDPALRNRFTRFLHTGTENPIYYPGCWTAHNYFDKTKLPVVEDIYADPEYDMSELTEIVVKAFTDDWYTRYDTLAFSLVKIINVGQQKHKEAAYKAAAVICVTPEQMMLFNKYTRVLKTGNGRGWCKNVQEWYLKKEPIELAGEITRVRGRHGRSHKTLLRKSHVKIPAEDHARDAVVKYAIFGFKKAKQLVGDSPGTKEIFEIIQRVEKMRVCEDAVAAAAMAAQYKFTLDHVPGHLLTSQDVWNAVLPQMTLEELLHNIQRIHNMGFLTNESTTNAILISLLNHPDVIKKSKVTALAVYIALCNYKQKSRPLKYEKAKVSAEKESRRRTRQMYDSKTGTWEWTVTKRHPKEVKHWGIDKLPNPAVIAALNKLIDMTWLLTPPTKARYMITMDMRHHMFKGRHFCKSFTVPKKVKKTTAQSTPGGSGGGGGGGDADTEKKNKKKLHAECFYNRHVTPGHAAIIIALQLLKRETDVKLAIFTEGGVELVSIERNFSTIDEAEFVLRQKVNLGRVQLDAPIEWASKNNVPIDVFINMVDRPTRFTELDRTERGGRGPGGRYGPPPSPESKLVDHCPVRALERYRQNSGVEEAKLIVMSLASHRVATTDGTHEGVLDIVGIDEYVPKLMDAFVLGQFK; encoded by the exons atgagTAAGAAACCACTCGATCCAGCCCTACGAAATCGGTTTACTCGGTTTCTGCATACTGGAACTGAGAATCCCATTTATTACCCTGGATGTTGGACGGCTCACAACTACTTCGATAAAACCAAGTTGCCAGTCGTCGAAGATATCTATGCAGATCCAGAATATGATATGTCTGAACTTACAGAGATCGTTGtaaag GCATTCACAGACGACTGGTATACTCGCTATGACACCCTAGCTTTCAGTCTggtcaaaattattaatgttggTCAGCAGAAGCATAAAGAAGCGGCATATAAAGCTGCAGCTGTTATATGCGTTACTCCAGAGCAGATGATGCTTTTCAACAAATACACTAGGGTCTTAAAAACAG gtaatgGTAGGGGATGGTGCAAGAATGTCCAAGAATGGTATCTTAAAAAGGAGCCAATAGAACTTGCCGGAGAAATAACGCGAGTGCGTGGTCGTCACGGCCGCTCTCATAAAACACTACTACGAAAATCACATGTGAAAATTCCTGCTGAAGATCATG CTCGGGATGCTGTCGTAAAATATGCTATTTTCGGATTTAAAAAAGCTAAGCAGTTGGTTGGTGACTCACCTGGCACCAAGGAGATTTTCGAAATAATCCAAAGGGTTGAGAAAATGCGTGTTTGTGAAGATGCAGTTGCGGCCGCCGCCATGGCTGCGCAATACAAGTTCACTTTAGACCATGTGCCTGGACATCTGCTTACTTCTCAGGAT gTTTGGAATGCAGTGCTGCCTCAGATGACTCTTGAAGAGCTACTGCACAATATCCAGCGCATTCACAATATGGGCTTCTTGACTAACGAGTCAACAACCAATGCTATCCTCATTTCTCTGTTGAACCACCCagatgttattaaaaagtcGAAAGTAACCGCATTGGCTGTCTATATTGCTTTGTGTAACTACAAGCAGAAAAGCAG gCCCCTGAAGTACGAAAAAGCAAAGGTTTCAGCGGAAAAGGAATCTCGACGCCGTACTCGCCAGATGTATGATAGCAAAACTGGCACATGGGAGTGGACTGTCACCAAGCGACACCCCAAGGAGGTGAAGCATTGGG GTATCGACAAGCTACCAAACCCAGCTGTGATTGCAGCTCTTAACAAACTGATTGACATGACCTGGTTACTGACTCCACCAACTAAGGCTCGTTATATGATCACCATGGATATGAGACACCATATGTTCAAGG GTCGTCATTTCTGCAAGAGTTTCACTGTACCCAAAAAGGTCAAGAAGACAACTGCGCAGTCTACCCCAGGCGGCagtggcggcggcggcggcggcggcgatGCTGACACGGAGAAGAAGAACAAGAAGAAACTGCATGCTGAATGCTTTTACAACAGGCACGTCACTCCGGGCCATGCAG CCATAATCATCGCCCTGCAATTACTGAAACGTGAGACAGACGTAAAGCTGGCGATTTTCACTGAAGGAGGTGTTGAGTTGGTCTCAATCGAACGTAACTTTAGCACCATCGATGAGGCCGAGTTTGTGCTCAGA CAAAAAGTCAACCTGGGCCGCGTTCAACTCGACGCTCCAATAGAGTGGGCCTCTAAGAACAACGTGCCTATTGACGTTTTCATCAACATGGTGGACCGCCCCACTCGCTTCACGGAATTAGACAGGACCGAACGCGGGGGTCGCGGCCCGGGAGGAAGATACGGACCTCCGCCTTCCCCGGAGAGCAAACTAGTGGACCACTGTCCCGTACGAGCGCTGGAGAGATACAGGCAGAATTCTGGCGTCGAGGAAGCAAA ATTGATCGTCATGTCGCTAGCATCTCACCGCGTAGCCACAACGGACGGCACCCACGAAGGGGTGCTCGATATAGTCGGCATCGACGAATACGTGCCGAAGCTCATGGACGCCTTCGTATTGGGCCAGTTCAAGTAA